The genomic interval CCTACTTAAATGAAAGCAGTGGCACACTTAGCACAAAGCCAGCAACTAAATCAACAACATGATACCACTGTGTATTTCTAAATATTGATATTAGGTATTTAGAGAGAATTCATATTCTTGAAATAAAGGCAGTGTCAAAAGATGATGATAGATGTATGATCGCTTGATAAGAAACACTCAGTGTCAATTATAAATTTCATTTGTCATTTTATAGCCTGTGCCCaacttattttttgtctttaacttCATGTGTTGACAGGGGCGTGCTTCCCTGTGCTGGGAGAGCAGTTCTCGTGCCAACAGTTAACCCAGGATAAACCAGCGGTCTGCGTCTGTCATcagtttcctgtgtgtgtctgtggctcTGAACAGGAAGACGGACGCAGAGAGACGTCTGaactgagagagaggaaactGCTGTGGCTTCTTCTTCAGCCTCAGAATGACTGAGTTCTGGGTTTGTTTTAGCTGCTGCATTGCAGAGCAGCCACAGCCTGTGAGTAATGACATTTATTTTGGAAAACTCATTGATAGGAATCgcctttttaaatgttgaaacaggGTTGAAAACGGTTATAGAGAGAATATAGGTATACAAACAGAGCAGTATGCTCTATTTTGATGGAGTGTGCTGGTCCAtatatgttctgtgtgtgtttcactggTTTCTACAAAAACACTTTGGTTGTTTTAATGCTGACAAAATAATCATTACATCCTCTTTTGTTATAGATTTAAAAACGACAGGGCCTCAGGCTAACCACATCCTTCTATCTGACGTGACACTAATGTAGTTCCAATGAGGTTCATTATGGCAGAAAACAACCGGCTGTTGTGCTCACTTTAAGTCATCCAGGCTGACTGCATACAGATAAGATAAAGGAGTTGTGAAAGTTGACCTCTGTCTTAATTTTAGCTGCACAACACATGTTTTAAGAGATAAGCAGGGGAGTAAAGAGTAGGCTTTGTTTTGGCTTGTGTTCATCTCATTGTCAGTGTATGTGATCAGAAATATTAATGTCTGTATTTTGTGGGAAAGTGAGACTGGGGATCTAAAcaaaagtgtgtgtttctggttcTTGTTCACAGAAACGGCGGCGACGGATTGATCGCTCAATGATCGGCGAGCCTACAAACTTTGTTCACACAACACATGTAGGCTCGGGGGACATGGGCGGATTGGCATCGGTAGGGTCATGGTCCTCTTAACTGAATATGAATACAACAATGTATACACCTGAGTATATTCATAAACTTCACCTTGACTCTTGTAGGTGGACCTTGTCCAGGCCCAGATGAAATCTAAAGGGGGCTACGTGCATGGAGGGTCTGAAGGTTCTCAGTTGTAACAAGGTGAGCGATGCTTTTTCAACCATTCCCTCCTGGAACTGACTGCAGCATAATTTTTGTGACTagtaacaaaaaataacatgagTGCTTTTGAGGGAAATGTTGGTAGACACatatagtttattttttttgaatgaaACATGCAAAACGTATCTTTTGCAACATTCTAGGTAAACACTGCTGCCTTCAAGAACATCCTCTTTAAAATTTAAAACGTTCTGCTTGACTTATCCCACTTAGTGTCACTGGCTAACTCCTCTCATGCAAGAGGATGAGCATAACACATGATGACAAACTATGTTTACGGCAGCAAGCCTGTATTAAATTGCTGTGAAAGAAAACTACTGAAATGCCACACAGTTCATGCAGTACATGTTCTTGTGTATGCTTTATATAGAGTCATGGTTTACGAGGGGATTTCAATCTTCCCTGTATGAAGTAATGAAAGggttttttcctctttatcaGCTTGTTGTGATGATAAACACAACCTTTTCCCCTGTGACAGGGATgcagctgtcagtcaagttaaattttttttctaatattggttcatattttcttttcaatCTGGACTTGTTGTTTAGGCAGTGGAATGGTGACATGTTCGCCTCAAGGAGCAACTTAACTGTTATTGGCACCTGGCTTCATTGGTGTTGCATTCTTCCCAAGcagcaaaatatgaagcccatgcggaagtattaaaaactgcagttcattgctCATCCgcttgtggctggctgcagaaacaccggaaaccacatacacagcaattcaaaaaagacgatatttgcagcagaaataaatatgttaacagCCCGGTTCAAAAAGTGGCTTCGGTCTGaagagcttatttctctattgCATCCattgtatggggggtgaatttgtttctaacacgacagttcagaagatattaagattaagagttttgcccatttaggacatgactgacttgactgacaggcgggaacactctagatgttggctaggaggctcagacTCCGCGTCTTTACCTCACACATGCaagacagcagttaggttgagttcagcatttccaatatggctctcgccgatgattggcttcaaaacagcactcaggaacagctGGGAGACGTCACGGATCTGgcatccattattcatacagtctataatTCTTCcatatagtttttatttttatcaccaATCACTCTATAATGCATAACATATTCAGCCCAACATTACTGAGCTAGTTTAGAATTAAATGACAGGAAATGGTAAACAAATCTGGGTCAGCGCTCTGAAAATCTGTTCACCTGAGCTCGGAAGCCTGAGCTCTAAAGCCTGAGCTATGAAGCCTGAGCTCTGAAGCCTCAGCTCTGCAGGCtgatttttgatggtaaaattGTGTTGCTAAGACATGACTCAGTCCCTGCTATCAGTGCTATTTGAAATTGTAACTTTTGCTCCCCTTTCTTCCCCTCACAGCCCCTTCACAGTCTTGTGGAAACTACTGTTGTTGATATGAGGAACCATTTTCAAAAAGCAGTGCTGTCTGTAATGGACAAAGGACCAAAAGATGAAACTACTGCTTTTCCATTATGttgtacatatttttattttccattccttttttttaatgaaagcaCTGCTTATCCATTTGCTGCCATACTGTTGCACTGTAAAGAGTAGCTGTTAGGAGTAGATAAGAGGGTTTAGAAAGCTAGTTATCTCAGCCATGTATGCTTGTGAGTATGCATGAGGAAAATAAGTTTCAAAATGATTTGCTGTTGTAGCCCATTTGGATGCCTGTATTTATTATCTGATTTGTAAAACGGACCTCATGGTGGCTGGGCCACGCTGGAGATTTTGGACATtctgtttccttctttattcTCAGAGGTTTATCAAAGGACAGGTAGAGGTGTCGAGGTGAAGCGCGAtgtgttcattgttttattctgagaGATACTCATGATTCTCTGAGTTGCTTTCAGGGTTGATGATTGCTGTCTTGTTATAAACTTGAATGAGTAGCGTACACTGGACCATGCATTGTACACTCACACTTGCTTAGGAATTCTGCATTGATTTAtttcaactgttttttttatactcGTTTAGATCAAACCATATAGAATTTTAATAAACTATGAACTTTCTAATCTGCCTTCTGAAgttatgttcattttttttaactagcaTCTTTTGGCAGCTTGATGCTGCAAATACTGAGCTTAGTCAATGCatagtttattttcttttttacatgtaattttttgttcttttgttttgtttttcaaagacTTGTACGCCAACATTAGACCCAAGAATTAAACTTGGAAGTAACCAAATCAGCACTGCAAACACTGCTGCACACGTGGGTCAGGTTTGATGCAGTATTCTCAAACCTGTAGTCTACCCTCTGTTGGTCCATCAAGTTCTTTTGGTTTACTGCTGTCCCATTTCCCTAACACATTGTAAATTACAGGCTGTGCCATGCCATCGTAGAGTATTTATCTTTGACATAAAATCATTTTTCACTTATTTGGCTGACACGCACAATTTTTGGCCGAGGTGGTTGTTTCCCTCTGGAGGTTGTGGTAGTCGTTTGATgtgtcttttaaaaagtcaaacaaatGCCATTGAACGGCATTAAGATGTATGTGGCCCACCTTTTGTAGCAGTGTTTGTAGCTTTGTTGTAAAAGCATGTCTCTGTGTGATGTAATATTTTGTCAAAAGCTTTTTAGAGTACAAAGTGTATTAAACCCCATTCCTTTGGCCTTAGAAATGTAACAGTTTCTCCCAGTTTGTCGGCCTCTCATCCACCTTTTTCAAGGAAATCTAATTTCACTTAAACAGTGCAGCTCTTAATGCCTGATTACACAGACTGTCAGTTGTACTTGTGATCACATATTCTCACTTTTAATCGAATGGTACATTTTCATCCCTTTAGTATTTGTCACACGCAGTCCAAATTTCTGAACGCAGCTAAATTAGAAAATAGTGAAACCTTTATAGAATATATTCAGATAGATATGACATGCATGAGCCCTTCTTCATGAGATCTATGGTGATCATTTTTACAAATGTGTAGAGCCAACCAGCAGGCCTGGATCTACGAATACATGTGACTATTTGTTCTCATTGTACATCTTATGATTTActtctccaaaagcagaaagtgGATGTAAAATTAGGTGAGAAAACTGGTGTTAATAAGTGTGAATGTCATTCTCTTGACGATACATGAATGAAATCCTATCAAGCATTGTAAAATACCCAACAGCCACATTTGTAATATCTATTCATTTTGGTAAGTTCACACAGATTTAACCATGTGATTCATCAGGCTTTGATGTTGTCGGAGCTCATCTGttcctctttaaatgtttcGGTAGTATTTTCTGTGTGAAAAGAGatccacatactgtatgtgtggttttttttcacCAGCTCTGGGTTAAATGCTGTAGTACGTGCAGACATTAGCAGGATTGCCGTATATTATGTGACCAGCAGGCTGTGCTAGTGCACTGGTtgaatgtgactttaaaaaatgtttccttCTCCTGACATAAGACTTATTTTatgatgaaaatgtaaatacaaaacataaaagtaaTGGATCCATGCTTTATATGTATTTGGGATCATACATATTTTTGGTTACTTTTCTCTATAAGAGGACTGGGAAGGTGTTGGAGCAgtgttctgttgtctttattgtttttctttctcaggAACTGCCTGTTATGTAGTTCCCACTTTAAGGGAAGttcatctgtcttttttttctgcatttttcggaataaaaaataagaaataaatgttcaatgttgaTGTTTGACCAactgtgtgtttcatgtcttcacTTCAGGCCCAAACCTGTAAACTGTGGAGTTATAGAAGAGATGGTTGAAGTCCCTTGCCTTATTGGAAGTAAACTGAATTTTAAATGGTTCTGCCAGAAGCAAAGATTGAACCTAGAAGTTGTTAAGtaattcccttttccttttgtAGCTAGTGTAGACACAGCTAGGACTATTGACAGTTTTGTAGAGCTAAATCTCAGCTGTACTGGGACCATTATAAAGAGAGATCTTGTAAATGGTCACCagcagttatttttatttacattataaTTTAGTGGACTAAAAACGACAACAATAACCTCCTAAATTAGgtataaaaaagaaagcaaCACAACATGCTAGAATAAAATAACCTCAACATGTTACACTAACAGGTTTGATAGACTAAATAACTACTGGTAATGCTTGACAGGTTTAATTGTATCATTTGATACCctatctgttttttattacatATGTAGTTGTGCCAATCAGGAGCATTCCAGGTTTGTTTACATTATATATTGCTTAAAGGTGTGACACTTCAGCACTGGAGTAGAACTGGGACACTTAAAAAGAGCAGAGCCAATAAGTATTCATTAGCACAtgtgtttgttctgctgtgACAAGTTCAAATATCTACAGTGAGTGGGGCTGAATAGTGCAACCACAAATCATGATAGATTATAAAGTATAACTGTTTTTATGTGGAATGGAGTGCCTTATTAAGAGTTTTAATTTCCTCATATACACCTATCAAACATAACATTGTGATCACTGACAGTATTTTTACATTGTCACCTTCCAGAAGGTGGGATATGTCAGGcagaaagtgaacattttgtccttcAGTTGATGTATTGGAAGCAGGACAAATGAGTGAGTGtaagaaaacaaatcagaacAGATACAGAACACAGTGCATAAGGGTTTTGTAGCTGCAGACCAGCCAGGGTGTCCATGCTGACCCCTATCCATCGCTGAAAGCTTCTACAACGGGCATGTGAGCATCAAAACTTGACAACAGAGCAAAGTATCTGCTGTTGACATTAAACACCACAACACACCTTCTGAGATCTACTTGAGACCTCCTCTCATCAGATCAGGGCCCAAAAAGCTCTGACCTGATCAAAGGAGGTCTATACAATATTaggcaggtggtcataatgttatggctgatctgTGTATATTAACCCTACATTGCCTCCACTGAGCTTTCCACAGCGTTCATTCAGCTCATCATATTTTAAAGGTTACATTAATGTATATTACATTTCTGTCAACTTAACCTGGAGGTGTAAGTTGTTGTCATCTTTTTTGCTTGACTACTCATCTGTACTTTGAACCCTTTTCAGGATTTGTACTGCTggcaatacatttaaaaaatatatttaaaaaaatataaattctttttcatttttatttctttccaaaaatgatacaaaataCACAATATAGTTACATCAACACACAAGTGATTATGTCAGAAGCTTTGGCTGCTGTGAAATAGTTTCAAATGTAGATTACTGAAAATATATAACAAAAACATAACCAAAAAGTTTTACTTGTACAATAATAATCCAAAAATGTAACCAATTGTTGCTTataaaactaaagaaaatatataaagttCATAAGTTTCTTATTCTGACAGATTGGTGTGACAGTAAAAACAGcttaatacaatttttttttaaagcagttgAAGTGAAATGAGATCTGTTTACTCTGTGGTGTGAGCTTGGTGTCATTTCAGGGAGTTTTAGGCTGAACCGTAATGAACCCAAGTGATGATGACAGAGGTAAAGCTTGGCTTGGAATAGGATCTTCATCTCAGCAAGCTCAGCAGAAAGGACAACTGACGGAGCAATAATCTTTGTCCTCTCatctgtctcctgtttctcctctACAACAATCAGCTGAGTGAGACAGACAGCAGGGTGGAAAACAGCTGAAGGTTAGCAAGAAGGAAAAACAGCTTTAGTCAGAGGTGAGCTGTTTGTGAACAGCTACAGCATCAGTGATTGCTGATGTGTGGACCAGTCAGAGAGTTCCTTGATGTAGTTTGGACCAAACAGATCGCTGTAGCTGTCTGCATGCAGAGAATATGTGTAATCATCCCCAGCACCTGAAGAGCACAAAACAAGTAAACATACATGGGAAGAGAGAAGCAGATGGAAAGTTCTGTTAACCTGCTTTAATTTTATAGAAATTACATGAACATTCTCAAATATAAACTAtatgtatcatagactgtataaaacaggtGGGCAACATCACAGCGCCTCATAagtaaagccaaaatatttGATTGGCCACAGTATAGGTGATAAACCATGCCTCCTCCGTGTGAATAGATAAGACCAGTCAGGTTTAAAACAAGAGTCATTTATGTTTCTATAACCATTAGTGTTTGCCCCAAGAATCTGTTATGCTGTGGTCTCCACTGACCCTAGggatctttaacattttatctgttTTCATTCATACATCTGTTCAATGTAAGTTTTGCTTAGCGGAAGGGCAGGACATCCATACCATGGCCCTGGCAGCCAACCCTACTGGACAGACTCTGGCTACAGAAGGTGTCAGCACCTGTtacaggatattttggcttcacttttgtacaaagGGAAGAGGTGGACGTGAGTTGTCCATCTTTATACAATCAGTAGTTTTCACATTCATATTGACGTACCTGCCCAGTGGTCCCACAGTGAGTGTGTTCTCCATCCTTTCTGCTCCCCACTCTGGTTCCAGAGGTCAACGCTGCTTAAGTGGTCCATCAACTACAAAGAACCAAAACTAGTTAGGCAAATACAAAATCCAAACTGCATCTTAAGACTATTGAACTGGTTTAAAAGCActtaaaggtcccatataattaaaaacacattttttctctcCTAGACATAAATACTTGAGTCTTCCTGCAGACTGGCAAACCTGAGAAAGTTGAAGCAAAAAAGTCTTTATGCAGCCCACCTTCTGGATACATAGCTTCAATGTGGTGATTTAAATGCCTCATAATCATTGCATCCCTGCCCACAATGAAGTGAGATACAGTTGTGACATGTTGTACCAGCTAAAATACcattatatgggacctttaaatacaaatcaGGGAGCTTTTTCAGGAGATCATGCAATAATGGGCCAGAAATCCAAAACATCATTGCATTGAGTCAGTCATTCATTTGTAACAGTGAAAGCTTTGCACCTTAAAAACAGCTTCATTTTGTTCCTGGTCCTCTGGTTTGGCTTCCCACATCCCTGCACAATAACAACAACCATCATATAGGCCACAAATGCAACactcataacaacaacaacatgcatAAACAGCAATAGTCTCACCATGTAACTGGCTGTTGGCTAATACGTCTTCAGCAGGGGGCTCCACCGTCTGTGGTGTGTCTGGAACAGGTCTTGCTGTTGAGGGTTGccaagtgtgtgtgctgtgtgtatcATCAGCTAAACATACTTGTTTTTCTCGGGGTCTGCTGAACAACTGCAGACCTatgagagaggggaggacaggACAGTTACATGAGGTCTGTCTAACAATGTATCAGAGTATGTTTGCTATCTGTTTACCTCTCCTgcgtctgtgcgtgtgtgtgccgGGCAGCATCCTGTACACTCTGTAAGCATTGCTGCCTCTCTTCCTGCTGTGCTCCTGCAGCTCACAGATGTCAGGTAGAGAATTCAAAGCACAGCGGAAATTGGCCTTCCATGTCTTTGGATCTGGCTTATCTTTGCTCGGGCGATACCGTCCTGCAATGAATAGGTGTACAGACAGAAATgggattttttgttttcatgcataCTAGGGGTAGGAACAACAGATTTACCATCCTATAAAAAACTACATCAGCCGTATTGTTCTTAGGtgtagatttctttttttccctccttaaaTGTCACAGTAGCAGGGGATGCTGTTTTCTTGCCTTGTCCATCTACCTTAAATTCTATAATATAGATGCATGATCTATAATAAACACATGTCAAAAAGGTTAATAATAGAAGATCAGCATTGACCCAAGCTGAACTTTTCAGCCGTGAGGACGGGCTACAAAGTGCCactttaaccctcttgttatgtttgtttctctggaacagcaataatgttcctgagtcaatttgacccggggcatattcaatcacccaaaagtgtcagaaccccaaaaaatccaaatagacatttttttaatctaaattttaactccattactatccatttaaatccagatttagtccattggtgttctttaattctcacagatcatggttcaatgaggataactcactatttttttcattaaaattaatgttaaaacttttttaaatgtaaattgtaaagtcctaaatataaatacaatggttttacatgacatcgatttttgtttattttattttacattttgaattttttatgaagtgatgttgataaattaacacgactcctcttctgtcacatgctgcccagatttttatgctgcatttatctggtttggaagacatatattgcctagaaaaactttaaaagggtcaatttgacccgcaacataacaggagggttaataattTAACTACTCTTGACCATCCAAACAATCTGAGGCCAAATTACTCCTTAATCAAATAGTATGATTATGTGATCAGAATTGCAGCCTTAATCCTGGAATCACTGAACCTTATAAAGATCAATTGCAGCAGACAAAGCAGAACAAGCAGAAAATGAGCACAGGTAGCTGCAGAAGTTTTATTTACGACAGCTATCACTGACTTTAAGAGGTTTCACAACATTGTGTCAAAGTCCATCTGAAATTAAGATACTTCATTTATAATTAAGTGAAATATACTGTGTACTTTTTGCCATCGTTATGTTGTTATTGTGTATTGTTTAATGGTGAGGTTACTTTTAGAATGaaatatttcctgttttttaacatatttaacaGTTGAAAGAGTTTTTTCTTGATGTTTTGAAGTCCTGTTGTACTTTGACAGAAATAGGATCCCCTTGAATATTTAGAGCGAGTGAACTGAAGCTTTCCCATGATGTGATGCAGCTACGGTCAAAAAGCATGACTTTCCCAAGACTCGTGATGTAACGGggttataaatgtgtgtgtgtgtgtgtgtgtgtgtgtgtgtgtgtgtgtgtgtgtgtgtgtgtgtgtgtgtgtgcgtgtgcgtgtgcgtgtgcgtgtgctcGCAAAAATGCATGTCAGTGTGTCTTATAGCCACTTTCATCAACTCAGAATAACAAAGCAAAAACATCTGCTAATGAAATTTCAAAACCAAAATAGTAAAGTCTAGGGAACTAGATTACATGAAGTGTATGTTTCATAATCTTTAGATTTTGACACatagtaataaaaaagaaaattcaatcatttgatgctttttgttttatcattaaagATCGTTCATCACTCCATAACCTAGAAATTGTCATcctccatgcattcatcacttccaagtcaaactgtaaaaataaaataaataacagtagaaAAATAAACTAGTTGTAATTAACTAGGCTTTAATATATGAAAATAATTATAGATCAAATGTACAACTTTATCCATGGTGAGTTTATGAAAATACGTATCTAAAACTTCTGCTGctatgcaaaataaataaagagatagatgaatagatgaataattaaataaataaacagatcaatggatcaataaataaataatatgttaCAGTAATGACTAGATAAATATACTAAATCATAAATAAATTAGTTAGTATGTAATATAAATCTGTAAACAACGAGGAATCAGCTGTTAACAGCGTCTACCCGGAAGGACAGGAGGTGTcttaagcaaacacaacctctcaaaACTCCAGTTAGTCTAAAACGCCgctgccagactcctcacacacaccaagaaaagggaacacatcacaccaattaGCCTCTCTTCACTGAttgcctgtgggttttagaattgattttaagattttaactctcacttttaaagcaataaatggactggcccctgagtacctaagaGAGTGTCTAAGGATGTATGTCACcagctgctgcctgagatcctccggcaggtccctcttggaacttccaagggcaaagttaaaaaccagaggcgaccgggcctttgcagtcagggccccgtcactctggaatgacctgccggaggagatcaggcaagccacatccttgtcctctattaaatctcttttaaaaacacacttttttaaatgtgctttcacttcttaactcatcactgactttttattttctgcatggcttttattattgtttttacttaactaattttagctctccttacctttgtcaagtgcttttgtgttttatgtcttgcactctg from Notolabrus celidotus isolate fNotCel1 chromosome 3, fNotCel1.pri, whole genome shotgun sequence carries:
- the LOC117810639 gene encoding CDC42 small effector protein 2-like yields the protein MTEFWVCFSCCIAEQPQPKRRRRIDRSMIGEPTNFVHTTHVGSGDMGGLASVDLVQAQMKSKGGYVHGGSEGSQL
- the irf1a gene encoding interferon regulatory factor 1a; the encoded protein is MQQQGRQRLRLRPWLEEQIQSGRYPGVCWLDQSARIFQIPWKHAARHGWSIDRDATLFRSWAMHTGRYRPSKDKPDPKTWKANFRCALNSLPDICELQEHSRKRGSNAYRVYRMLPGTHTHRRRRGLQLFSRPREKQVCLADDTHSTHTWQPSTARPVPDTPQTVEPPAEDVLANSQLHGMWEAKPEDQEQNEAVFKLMDHLSSVDLWNQSGEQKGWRTHSLWDHWAGAGDDYTYSLHADSYSDLFGPNYIKELSDWSTHQQSLML